Sequence from the Agrococcus sp. SL85 genome:
ATCCCACGTCGCGCCCGTCGTCGCGCCCGCGAGGAGCGCGGCGGCCGCGGCGGTGGCGAGGCCGAGCGCGACGAGCAGCAGCGCCCGCCGGGCGACGCGCGCGCCCGAGGTCCAGCCGCGGTGCTGCGCCATGGCGAGCGCGCAGCCGAGGATGACGGCGAAGGCGGGCATCGCGATCGCGTCGAGGCCGAGCGCGCCGAAGCCCTGCGAAGCGGGGAACGGGCGCCGCGGCGCCGCGAGCCACGCGACCGTGCCGAGCACGAGCACGCCGCGCGCCGCGTCGAGCGAGACGACGCGGCCGATGCGGGCCCGCGGCGCGCGCCGGGGCGCCCTCGAGCGCCCGCCGCCGCCACGGGATGCGGGCAGCACGCGGGTCGTCGCGGAGGTGCTCGTCACCCTCCGAGGCTACGGTGTGCGGAGCGCCGGGCGGCGCCCGGAAGGAGCCTCCATGCACCCCATCGACGCGGACGCCGTGCTGCGGCGGCCCGCCGCGCCCGGCTCGGCCGGCGACGAGCTGCTGGTCGTGATGCACGGGCTCGGCAGCCACGAGGGCGACCTCTTCGGCCTCGCGCCGCACCTGCCCGGTCGCTTCGAGGTCGCATCGCTCCGCGCCCCGATCCCGTACGGCGGCGGCTTCGCGTGGTTCGGGTTCTCCGCCGTCGACTCGACCGACCACGCGCTCATCGACTCGGCGGCCGAGGGCGTGCTCGCCTGGCTCGACGGGCTCGAGCGGCCGTACGCGCGCATCCACCTGCTCGGCTTCTCGCAGGGCGGCGCGATGGCCGTGCAGCTCGCGCGGCTCGCGCCAGAGCGCTTCGCGTCGATCGCGCACCTCTCGTCGTTCGTGCACGCGGGCGAGCTGCCGGGCGATGCGGAGCTCGCGGCGCGCGAGCCGCGCATCCCCCTGCTCGCGACGATCGGCGAGCTCGACGAGGTGATCCACGCCGACAAGCGCGAGCGCTCGGCGCCGTGGCTCGACGCGCACTTCGCCGTGGAGCGCCGCACCTACCGCCGCGGGCACGCGATCGTGGCCGAGGAGCTCGCCGACGTCGTCGCCTTCCTCGACCGCGCCTGACCCCCCGCTGTTCCGCCTCCGCAGGCTCAGCGGCGCGCGGACGGGATCGTCGCGCCTGCTCGCCGCTGACCCTGCACCAGCGGATCGAGACCGCGCGAGGAGCCTGTGGCGGCCGGGAGGCGGCAGGATGGGTGCCGTGGATCGGTTCCGGCTGGGCGGCGTGCCCGGGGTCACGCCCGCGAAGTGGATGCGGGTGTGGGGCGAGCGCGTGCCCGGCACCCCGATGGAGCTCGTGCAGCTCGAGGAGGCCGAGGCGGTGGCGGCGCTCGTCGCGGGCGAGCTCGACGCGGCGCTCGTGCGGCTGCCCGTCGAGGACGAGCGCCTGCACGTGGTGCCGCTCTACGCCGAGCTCGCCGTGGTCGTCGTGCCGAAGGGCCACCCCGTCGTCGCGTTCGACGATGTCGCGCTCGCCGACCTCGCGGGCGAGGCGCGCGTCGAGCGCGGCGGGATGACCGCAGCGCAGCACCTCGAGGTCGTCGCCTCCGGCGCCGGGATCGCGATCGTGCCGATGTCGGTCGCGCGTGCCCTCGGCGGCCCGGAGACGCGGCACCGCGTCGTCGTCGACGTCGAGCCCACCCGCATCGCGCTCGCCTGGCGGCGCACCGACGACTCCGACCTGCACCAGGAGCTCGCCGCGATCGTGCGCGGCCGCACCGCGCGCTCGTCGCGCGGCGCGGAGCGCGAGGCCGAGGAGCCCGCGACGCCGACCTCGCAGCGACGCCAGCCCGCCAAGGCTCGCGGCCCGCAGCGCGGGCAGAAGCCGGGCAAGGGGCAGCGCCCCGCCGCGGGACGGAAGCCCGGCAAGGGCCGTCGCCGCTAGCTCAGCGGCCGGTCGCCGCCCGCACCTGCTCGACGGCGGCGTCGACGAGCTCCGGGGAGTCGGCCGTGACCGTCACCGCGCCGTCACGTCCCACCGAGATGCGCGCACCCGTGCGCTGCTCGAGCGCCCGCACATGCGAACCGCCGCGGCCGATGAGCGCGCCCACCTCGCCGCGCGGCACCCGGATCGTGCGCGCGACGCTCCACGCCGTCGTCTTCACGACCACGCGGTCCGCCGGGCCCTGCGTCGGCAGCACCCACACCTTCAGCGTGCTGTCGCCGAAGTCGCGCTCCAAGCGGATCGAGCCCTGCCGGTCGTCGCGGGCCTCGCGCTCGGGGCTGCGCACGACGAGCTCCAGGTGCGCCCGCTGCACGCGGCGCTGCGCCATGCGCTGCCGCGCGTGGTCGGTGAGGGCGATCTCGCCGCGGCGCTCCCGGACGGGCGCCTGCGTGCGTCGGCCCGGACCAGCGCCCGCAGACGGGCGACGGACCGCGACGAGGATGCCGAGGATCGCCGCGAGCGCGACGACGCCCAGCACGATGAGCAGGGTCGGGTCCATCGCATCCCTTCCGCCGACACGACGGAAGCCCCGCTCTCGCGGGGCTTCCTGTGGCGGTGACGGTGGGATTTGAACCCACGGTGGAGGGTTACTCCACACAACTTTTCGAGAGTTGCACCTTCGGCCGCTCGGACACGTCACCAAGCGGAGACATTACACGAGGTGCCCACCGAGCCCCAAACCGGGCGCGGCATCCCACGCCCGCCGCCGACAGGTGCTCGCCCGGACGAGCGGTGCCGGTGCACCAGCACCCGTCGTCCGCTGGAGCACCGCTCGGCCCTGCGGACGGGGGCGAGCGGCGGTCAGGCGCCGAGGTCGCGCACATGACGGCGCTCGCTGAGCTCGCCGTCGACCTTCACGCCGCCGTCCGGCAGCCAGCCGTGCTGCTCGTAGAAGCGCTGCGCGCGCTCGTTGCCCTCGAGCACCCACAGGTACGCGCGGGCGTGGCCGTCGGCGCGGAGGCGCCGCTCGGCCTCCATGAGCAGGGCGTGCCCGACGCCGCGCGACCACCGCTCCGAGAGCGCGTAGATGGCGTAGAGCTCGCCCGTCGCGCCGTCGACCTCCTCGCGCGCGGGCCCGATCGCGGCCCAGCCCACGACCTCGCCGTCGGCGACCGCGACGAGCTCGTGCGCCTGCGGGTGCGCGTGCGCCTCGTGCCACAGCTCGGTGCGGCGCTCGGTCTCGCGCTGCACGTCCATCCGATCCAGCATCGCCTGCGGCACGAGCCCCGCATAAGCGGCCCGCCACGTCTCGATGCGCACGCGCGCGATGCCCGCGGCGTCGTCGATCGTCGCCTCGCGCACGTGGGCGGTCATGCGGCCTCCCCCGGGGAGGCGTCGACGACGCAGAAGCGGTTGCCCTCGGGGTCCTCCATGATCACGTAGTCGGCGTCGTCGGGCCGCTTCGGCCAGTGCACGCGCTGGGCGCCGAGCGCCTCGAGCCGCGAGACCTCGCCGCCCTGGTCGTCGGCGTAGAGGTCGAGGTGGACGCGCGGCGGCAGCACCCGCTCGCTCGGCACCGCGTCGAGCGACACGTTGGGACCGTGCCCGGCGCGCGGCCGCAGGAGCGCGAAGCCGTCGTCGAGCGGGAGGCGCGGCTCGTAGTCGAGCGCGGCCGACCAGAAGAGCAGCTGGCGCTCGAGGTCGGAGACCCGGATCACGATGGAGCCGACGGTGAGCATGGCGTCACGCTAGCCGGGAAGCCTGCGGATGCGCCACGAAGCGGGGCGCCCCGCCGCGCGCGTGGGCGGCCGACGGTAGCGTCGCCGGCATGGCCAAGGCTCCCGGTTTCCGCTGCTCCGAGTGCGGGTGGACGACCCTCAAGTGGGTGGGGCGCTGCGGCGAGTGCCAGCAGTGGGGCACCGTCGAGGAGGCGGGCGCGCCCACCGCGCGCGTCTCGGCCGCCGCGGTGCCCGCCTCGCGCGCCGCGCGGCCCATCACCGAGCCTGACCGCGACCGACGCGCCGCGGTGGCCCACGGGCATCGGCGAGTTCGACCGCGTGCTCGGCGGCGGCATCGTGCCGGGCGCTGTTGTGCTGTGCTCGGGCGAGCCGGGCGTGGGCAAGTCGACGCTGCTGCTCGCCGTCGCGGCGACGGCCGCGCGCTCGGGTCGCCGCGTGCTCTACGTCTCGGGCGAGGAGTCGCTCGCGCAGGTGCGGCTGCGCGCAGAGCGCACAGGCGCGCTCGAGCCCGAGCTGTTCCTCGCGAGCGAGACCGACCTCGGCACGATCCTCGGCCAGATCCGCGACGTCGACCCGGAGCTCGTGATCGTCGACTCGGTGCAGACCGTCGCGAGCGCCGACAACGACGGGCTCGCGGGCGGGCCGAGCCAGGTGCGCGACGTCGCCTCGGCGCTCACGCGCGCCGCGAAGGCCGCCGACGTGCCGCTGCTGCTCGTCGGCCACGTCACGAAGGACGGCTCGGTCGCGGGCCCGCGCGTGCTCGAGCACCTCGTCGACGTCGTCGCGCACTTCGACGGCGATCGGCAGACCGCGCTGCGCTTCGTGCGCACCTCGAAGAACCGCTTCGGCCCGACCGACGAGGTGGGCTGCTTCGAGATGACGGGCGACGGCATCCTCGAGGTGCCCGACCCCTCGGGCCTCTTCCTCTCGCGCTCCTCGACCCCGCTGCCCGGCACGTGCGTGACCGTGGCGCTCGAGGGCCGCCGCGCGATCCCCGTGGAGGTGCAGGCGCTCGTCGTGCGGGCCTCGACGGCCCAGCCGCGCCGCGTCGTGAACGGCGTCGACTCCTCGCGCGTGGCGATGGTGCTCGCGGTGCTCGAGCGGCACGCTGGCATGCCGCTCGGGGCCGAGGACGTCTACGTCTCGACCGTCGGCGGCATCAGGCTCACGGAGCCCGGCGCCGACCTCGCCATCGCCCTCGCCATCGCGAGCGCCGCCCGAAACGTCGCCCTGCCGCCGCGGCTCGCGGCGATCGGCGAGATCTCGCTCGCGGGCGAGATCCGGGCGGCGAGCGCCGCGAAGCGCCGGGCCACCGAGGCGAAGCGGCTGGGCTACGCGCGCGTCGTCGACGAGGGGGCCGCGCTCGTGCGGCATGCCGTGCCCGAGACCCTGCGCGCGGGCCGCCGCGAGGCCGCGCCGCAGCGCGAGCCCGCGGGCGTGCCCGACTTCTAGGCCGCGCCTACTGCGCCTTGTCGCCCACCGCGGGCTTCGGCACCTCGAGCATCTCGGTGTCGAGCTCCATGTCGCGGCCGCCGTCCGAGGCGCCCACGGGGATGCGCTCGCCGCGGAAGAACGCGGGCTCCCGGATCGACTGCACGATCATGAGCACCACGCCGATGCCGAGCGTGACGATGCCGAGCACGAACACGAGGCCCACGCCGAACAGCGACGAGCCCGAGCCGTAGTCGGGATCCATCGAGTCGATGAGGGTCGTGAAGAACAGCACCGCGAGCACGAGGCCGCCGACGAGCGGGAAGACGAGCCGCGTGAGCGCCGTGCGCCACGACTCGAACCACGTGCGACGGAAGTACCAGACCGCCGCGAACGCCGTGATGCCGTAGTAGAAGCAGATCATCATGCCGAGCGCCGTGATGGTGTCCCACAGCACGTTCTCGCTGATGAAGCGCATCACGGCGTAGAAGGCGCTCGCCACGATCGCCGAGGCGAGGGTCGCGAAGCCGGGCGACTGGAAGCGGTCGGTGACCGAGCCGAAGCGCTTGGGCAGCGCGCCGTAGTGGCCCATCGCGAGCAGCGTGCGGGCGGGGCTCACGAAGGTCGACTGCAGCGACGACGCCGAGCTCATGAGCACGGCGAGCGAGACGAGCACCGCGAGCGGGCCGAGCACTGGGCCCGCGAGCGCGAAGAACACGTTGTCCTGGATGTCGGGGTTGCCGAGGCCGAACTCGCCCTCGCCGACGCCCGCGTACGCGGTCAGCGCGATCGCGAGCAGCAGGTAGAGCACCACGATGATGACGATCGTGAACGTGGCCGCGAGCCCGGGCGTGCGCGCGGAGCCCTTCGTCTCCTCGTTCATCGTGAGCGTCACGTCCCAGCCCCAGAAGATGAAGATCGAGAGCGACAGGCCCGCGGCGAAGGCCGAGAACGAGCTCACGGCGAAAGGGTTGAACCAGGAGGCGTCGATGGGCGTGGGGTCGAAGGCGCTGCCGTCGGCGACGCGCACAAGCGCGACGACCGCGAAGGCGACGAGCACGACGATCTGGATCGCGACGAGCCAGTACTGCAGGCGCTGCGTGGTGCGCACGTCGCGGTAGGAGATGAACGTCGCACCGGCCATGAAGCTGAGGCACACGAGCACGTTGATCCACGGCTCGGCGGCGAGGTCGGCGATCGAGGGGTCGCCGACGACCTGCGCGATGAGCAGGAAGAGGAAGTCGACGGCGATGCCCGCGAGGTTCGAGAGCACGAGGATCGTCGCGGCGATGAGCCCCCAGCCCGCCATCCAGCCCACCCAGGGGCCGAAGGCGCGCGATGCCCACGTGAACGAGGTGCCCGAGTCGGGCATCGCCGAGTTCAGCTCGCGGTAGCCGAAAGCGACGAGCAGCATCGGGATGAAGCCGACGAGGATGATCGCGGGCACCTGCACGCCGACCTCCGACACCGTGGGCCCGAGGGCCGCGGTGAGCGTGTAGGCGGGCGCGATGCACGAGATGCCGATGACGATGGCGCCGACGAGGCCCACCTGGCCGGCCGAGAGCCCCTTGCCCTGCAGGACATGCGTCTTCTCGCTCATGGGGTCCTTCCTCCTCCCCGGTCGCCCGGGGCCCTCCAGCGGCGCACGGCGTGCGCCGACGAACGATGGGGCCTAGGCCCCGAGCGCCTCGAGCACGTCCGCGGCGGCCTGGCGGCCGGAGCGGATCGCGCCGTCGACGTGCTGGTAGCCGTGGCCGGCGTAGTCGCTGCACGCCCAGTGGATGGGGCCGACCGGCTGCCGCTGGTCGGCGCCGTAGCGGTGGAGGCCGCCGAGGTCGTAGCTCGCGGCGTACGCGCCGCGCGTCCACTCCTCGCTGCCCCAGTCGCTCTCGTAGTAGACGACGGGCTCGAGCGCCTCGGGGCCCAGGTATCGGGCGATCGAGGCGAGGATGCGCGCGCGGCGCTCCTCGTCGCTCCAGCGGAACGCCTCGTCGGCGTGCTCGTCGGAGACGAAGCCCACGAGCGTGCCGCGCGGGTCCTCGTGGTTCGTGTTGTCGTAGAGCTCGTGCACGAGCTCGTCCGGGCCGAAGCCCGTGCCCGAGAGGCCTGCCTCGCGCCAGAAGGGGCGGTCGTAGACCGCGTGCACCTTGATGACGAGGCCGAGCGAGAGGTGCTGGTGCAGCTGGTGCTGGCGGCGGGGCAGCGGCGGCTGCACGTCGATGCGCGTGATGAGGTTCGGCGGCACCGCGACGATCACCTTGCGGCCGCGGGCGACGAGGCCGTCTGCGACGACGACGACGCCAGCGTCCGAGCGCTCGATGCGGCGGACGGGCGCACGGAGGTGCACGGCGTCGCCGAGCGCCTCGGCCATGCGCACGCTCACCATCTGCATGCCGCCCACGACCCGGCGGTCGAGGATCTCGTCCTCGTCGACGAGGTTCGCGAAGCCGTCGGCGCTCGCCGCCATGAGCAGCGCCTGCAGCGCCGAGAAGGCGTGCGAGGGCTTCGTGAGCATGGCGGGGCCGATGAAGAGCGCCGCGAGGTGCGCGGCGGCCGCGTCGTCGGTCTGCTGCCGCAGCCACGCGTCGAAGGGGACGGTGTCGAGCTCGCGGGCGCGGGGATGGTCCCACGGCGCGTCGGGGTCGACCTCGTGCGAGAGCCGGTCGATCTCCTCGACGAGGCGGTCGAGCTCGGCGACGGTGTCGGGGTCGATCGGGAAGTCGCCCTCGTAGTGCACGGCCTCGCCGTCGACGACGTAGACCGACCGGCCGTCGCGGTAGCGCGGGAAGGTCTCGAGGCCGAGCTCGGCGATCGTCTCGTGCAGCACCGTCTGGTGGGGCGAGACCCACTGGCCTCCGAGCTCGAGCATCGCGCCGTCGACGGTGTCGGTCCAGGTGCGGCCGCCGACGCGCTCGCGCGCCTCGAGCACGGCCACGGTGCGGCCCGCGCGCACGAGCGCCGTCGCCGCCGCGAGACCGGACGGGCCGGCTCCGACGATCACGACATCGACGTCGACGTCCACCTGCGACTCCTGCTGGGCCATGCGCACCTCCGGTCAGCGATCCTGCAGAGAACCTACTCCCGGAACGCGCAGGAAAGGCTCAGCGGAGCACGAACGTCGCCCCGCTCTGCGAGGCGTAGCCGCCGACCGAGACGCGCAGCTCGTAGCTCGCGCCGTCGGCGGGCACCTGCTCGCGCTCGGCGGTGCAGGTCTCGGTCGACGAGGCGGTGCGATCCCACTCGATCGGCACGGACGACTGCGGGGTCGCCGGCTCCAGCTGCACGACGTCGTCCTGCACGTCAGCGGCGCAGTCGGTGAAGCGGTAGACCACCTGGTCGCCGGCGCGCACCTCGTACTGCTGCTGCGCCGTGCCCGCGTTGACGGAGCACGCGGCATCGCCCGTGTTCTCGATCGTGAACGAGAGCTGCACGCGCTCGCCGTCGCCGTACTCCTCGCGGTCCGTCGCAGGCGTGAGTCGCACGCTCTCGGCCGCGCAGGGCGCCGTCGGCGCGCCCGTCGGCTGGGGCGTGCCGCCGATGGGGGTGAAGGGCTCTGTGGACGTGGGGCTCGGCTGCGCGTCGGGGGTCGCGGCGGGCGTGCCGCTCGGCGCAGGCGCCGGCTCGGGAGCCGATCCGGCCTCCCAGGGCCGCCAGACCAGCAGCACCACGGCCGCCACGACGAGGATCGCGAGGAGGCCGAGCATCGTGCGCCGGCGGCGCACGGCCGCGCGCCGCTTCGCGCCCGACGGCGCCCTGGATCCCGTGCTCACCGACCCAAGGGTAGGCGCGGGCGGGCTCAGAGCCGCTTCAGCATGCGCGTGTTGCCGAGCGTGTTCGGCTTCACGTGCGCGAGGTCGAGGAACTCGTGCACGCCGCCGTCGATCGAGCGCAGCAGCTCGCTGAAGATCTCGGGGCTCACGACCTGCTCGGCGACCTCGACGTACCCGTGGCGGCCGAAGAACGAGGTCTCGAAGGTGAGGCAGAAGAGCCGCGTGAGGCCGAGGTCGAGCGCCCTCGCCTCGAGCGCCTCGAGCATGCGGTGGCCGACGCCCGCGCCGACCACGCCCTCCGCGACGGCGATCGTGCGCACCTCGCCCAGGTCCTCCCAGAGCACGTGGAGCGCGCCGCAGCCGAGGATCTCAC
This genomic interval carries:
- a CDS encoding alpha/beta hydrolase → MHPIDADAVLRRPAAPGSAGDELLVVMHGLGSHEGDLFGLAPHLPGRFEVASLRAPIPYGGGFAWFGFSAVDSTDHALIDSAAEGVLAWLDGLERPYARIHLLGFSQGGAMAVQLARLAPERFASIAHLSSFVHAGELPGDAELAAREPRIPLLATIGELDEVIHADKRERSAPWLDAHFAVERRTYRRGHAIVAEELADVVAFLDRA
- a CDS encoding LysR family transcriptional regulator substrate-binding protein is translated as MDRFRLGGVPGVTPAKWMRVWGERVPGTPMELVQLEEAEAVAALVAGELDAALVRLPVEDERLHVVPLYAELAVVVVPKGHPVVAFDDVALADLAGEARVERGGMTAAQHLEVVASGAGIAIVPMSVARALGGPETRHRVVVDVEPTRIALAWRRTDDSDLHQELAAIVRGRTARSSRGAEREAEEPATPTSQRRQPAKARGPQRGQKPGKGQRPAAGRKPGKGRRR
- a CDS encoding KH domain-containing protein, which codes for MDPTLLIVLGVVALAAILGILVAVRRPSAGAGPGRRTQAPVRERRGEIALTDHARQRMAQRRVQRAHLELVVRSPEREARDDRQGSIRLERDFGDSTLKVWVLPTQGPADRVVVKTTAWSVARTIRVPRGEVGALIGRGGSHVRALEQRTGARISVGRDGAVTVTADSPELVDAAVEQVRAATGR
- a CDS encoding GNAT family N-acetyltransferase; this encodes MTAHVREATIDDAAGIARVRIETWRAAYAGLVPQAMLDRMDVQRETERRTELWHEAHAHPQAHELVAVADGEVVGWAAIGPAREEVDGATGELYAIYALSERWSRGVGHALLMEAERRLRADGHARAYLWVLEGNERAQRFYEQHGWLPDGGVKVDGELSERRHVRDLGA
- a CDS encoding VOC family protein; translation: MLTVGSIVIRVSDLERQLLFWSAALDYEPRLPLDDGFALLRPRAGHGPNVSLDAVPSERVLPPRVHLDLYADDQGGEVSRLEALGAQRVHWPKRPDDADYVIMEDPEGNRFCVVDASPGEAA
- a CDS encoding APC family permease: MSEKTHVLQGKGLSAGQVGLVGAIVIGISCIAPAYTLTAALGPTVSEVGVQVPAIILVGFIPMLLVAFGYRELNSAMPDSGTSFTWASRAFGPWVGWMAGWGLIAATILVLSNLAGIAVDFLFLLIAQVVGDPSIADLAAEPWINVLVCLSFMAGATFISYRDVRTTQRLQYWLVAIQIVVLVAFAVVALVRVADGSAFDPTPIDASWFNPFAVSSFSAFAAGLSLSIFIFWGWDVTLTMNEETKGSARTPGLAATFTIVIIVVLYLLLAIALTAYAGVGEGEFGLGNPDIQDNVFFALAGPVLGPLAVLVSLAVLMSSASSLQSTFVSPARTLLAMGHYGALPKRFGSVTDRFQSPGFATLASAIVASAFYAVMRFISENVLWDTITALGMMICFYYGITAFAAVWYFRRTWFESWRTALTRLVFPLVGGLVLAVLFFTTLIDSMDPDYGSGSSLFGVGLVFVLGIVTLGIGVVLMIVQSIREPAFFRGERIPVGASDGGRDMELDTEMLEVPKPAVGDKAQ
- a CDS encoding flavin monoamine oxidase family protein, encoding MAQQESQVDVDVDVVIVGAGPSGLAAATALVRAGRTVAVLEARERVGGRTWTDTVDGAMLELGGQWVSPHQTVLHETIAELGLETFPRYRDGRSVYVVDGEAVHYEGDFPIDPDTVAELDRLVEEIDRLSHEVDPDAPWDHPRARELDTVPFDAWLRQQTDDAAAAHLAALFIGPAMLTKPSHAFSALQALLMAASADGFANLVDEDEILDRRVVGGMQMVSVRMAEALGDAVHLRAPVRRIERSDAGVVVVADGLVARGRKVIVAVPPNLITRIDVQPPLPRRQHQLHQHLSLGLVIKVHAVYDRPFWREAGLSGTGFGPDELVHELYDNTNHEDPRGTLVGFVSDEHADEAFRWSDEERRARILASIARYLGPEALEPVVYYESDWGSEEWTRGAYAASYDLGGLHRYGADQRQPVGPIHWACSDYAGHGYQHVDGAIRSGRQAAADVLEALGA
- a CDS encoding amino-acid N-acetyltransferase encodes the protein MTVETAHVTAAPVVVRPARTSDVRAMRELIEPYVAKRILLGKELVTLYEAVQEFVVAERDGEILGCGALHVLWEDLGEVRTIAVAEGVVGAGVGHRMLEALEARALDLGLTRLFCLTFETSFFGRHGYVEVAEQVVSPEIFSELLRSIDGGVHEFLDLAHVKPNTLGNTRMLKRL